The Pungitius pungitius chromosome 10, fPunPun2.1, whole genome shotgun sequence genome has a window encoding:
- the LOC119229249 gene encoding putative gustatory receptor clone PTE01, translating into MENSTEVVSFVLSAYGNIGNFKYLYFSILLLWYISVCVSNTILVVVIYMDRGLHEPMYLLLGNLFMNEICVSTSLYPLLLSQMLSDTHEVTLPWCFLQMCCFSIFGCVQLCNFTAMAYDRYVCICHPLQYNVFMSNEKVGKIVLLVWIYSFTSYMFSFSFILPLKFCGNVIDKVFCDQQLVIKLACSVSALTSISDLFFGFMCVVIPSSLISFTYIKIFWVCLNVSKESKQKAITTCTPQIVSLANIFVYATFLFVASRLDIHYFPNKLRVILSIYIHLLHPMITPFMYGLYLPKIRQSCKRFLFDRK; encoded by the coding sequence ATGGAGAACTCCACTGAGGTTGTGTCTTTTGTGCTGTCTGCCTATGGTAACATTGGAAACTTCAAATACCTGTATTTCAGCATACTACTATTATGGTacatctctgtttgtgtgtcaaataCAATTCTTGTTGTAGTCATATACATGGACAGAGGATTGCATGAgccaatgtatttattattaggtAATTTGTTTATGAATGAAATATGTGTAAGTACATCACTATATCCTCTTCTGCTCTCACAGATGTTATCAGATACACATGAAGTGACGTTGCCATGGTGTTTTCTGCAGATGTGTTGTTTCTCCATATTTGGTTGTGTCCAGTTATGCAATTTTACAGCTAtggcctatgacagatatgtCTGTATCTGTCATCCTTTACAATACAATGTTTTTATGAGCAACGAGAAAGTAGGTAAGATCGTTCTACTTGTTTGGATCTATTCATTTACTAGCTATAtgttctcattttcattcatcctCCCTTTGAAGTTTTGTGGAAATGTCATTGACAAAGTGTTTTGTGACCAACAGTTAGTAATTAAACTTGCATGTTCAGTCTCAGCACTTACAAGTATATCTGACCTGTTTTTTGGCTTCATGTGCGTGGTTATACCATCTAGTCTCATTTCATTCACTTATATAAAGATTTTTTGGGTTTGTCTAAATGTGtcaaaagaaagcaaacaaaaagccaTAACAACCTGCACACCTCAAATTGTATCATtggcaaacatttttgtttacgCCACTTTTCTATTTGTGGCATCCAGGTTGGATATTCACTATTTTCCAAATAAACTGCGCGTTATTTTATCCATATATATCCATCTACTTCATCCAATGATAACCCCCTTTATGTACGGACTTTACCTGCCCAAAATAAGGCAATCGTGTAAAAGATTTCTGtttgatagaaaataa